The nucleotide sequence CGATCAGGGAGAGCGACACGCCGAGCATCTCGCTTTTCGACGCGTTGGAGTAGGTTACAAAGCCACGATCAAACATTGCGCTGGCACCGGATATGGCGGTCAGGGTCGCGGCGATCAGGCCGCCTGTGCAGCTCTCCGCCGTGGCCACAACTTTACCACGCCGGGCGAAATCCTCGACCAACGCGATCGCCTCTCGGATGATAGAATCCTCGATCATGGCATTTTACTCCCTTGATAATAAAAAATATTATCCAAGCAGATGAGGTGAAGCCAGCCGTATGCAAACAAGGATCAACGCCCCTGCAATTCCGGCCAGAATATCATCGCCCATCACGCCCATCGCATCTTTCTTCCGATCCGCCCAGCCGATTGGACCAAGCTTCGTAATGTCCAGAACCCTGAAAATCAGAAACGCCAGAGCAAGGGCTGCGGTTGTGGGATGAAGGGGTAGGGCCAGCATTGTAATCCACATCCCGGCAAATTCGTCGATGACGACCCAGCCGGGATCATTGAGTGCTCCGCAGGCCCGCACGGCCCACCAGCCCCCCAGACAGGCTGCCAGAGCGGCAAAGCCCAGCAACAGTGGGGATACCCACCAGAGGAAGGCTCCAGCAATCAGCGCG is from Granulibacter bethesdensis and encodes:
- a CDS encoding phosphatidylglycerophosphatase A codes for the protein MNIPRFIASGFGSGLIIMQGAGTVGTAFALIAGAFLWWVSPLLLGFAALAACLGGWWAVRACGALNDPGWVVIDEFAGMWITMLALPLHPTTAALALAFLIFRVLDITKLGPIGWADRKKDAMGVMGDDILAGIAGALILVCIRLASPHLLG